In Sporosarcina sp. PTS2304, a genomic segment contains:
- a CDS encoding N-acetylneuraminate synthase family protein gives MNIFDDLIIFEMANSHQGSVEHGINIIKKMAEISRTYNVKAAVKLQYRNLDTFIHPDFKDREDVKHIPRFMTTRLTYDQFSELVHAIRNEGMIAISTPFDEEGVAWCLDQELDIIKIASCSAMDWPLLEVAAKSNKPLIVSTGGKTLSDIDKIYNFLTHRHCQFSLLHCVAEYPAPLERLQLDFIDRMKKRYRDIPIGYSGHENPNDNSVSMIAVAKGAKILERHVGLPTKEIALNEYSMNPEQAEKWVKSIVDARKICVLQNEDTKYISQEEFQSLRLLSRGVYASQNIKIGEKISKEDIYFAMPYQEGQTTSGQYYEGMIATRNYTVNDAIYEKKYTSDIKSTRSVIHDAKGMLFEAAIALGADFEVELSHHYGMKNFRQIGAVIINIVNREYCKKLIIVLPGQRHPKHLHKQKEETFQLLYGELEVEINGQKENMKPGDMKTVMRGQIHSFSSEKGAIFEEISTTHIKGDSYYSDKNISALDLIERKTILKEW, from the coding sequence ATGAATATATTTGATGATTTAATTATATTTGAAATGGCAAATAGCCATCAAGGAAGTGTTGAGCATGGTATAAATATTATAAAAAAAATGGCTGAGATCTCTCGAACATATAATGTCAAAGCTGCTGTCAAACTTCAATATAGAAATCTGGATACGTTTATACATCCTGACTTTAAAGATAGAGAAGATGTAAAGCATATTCCTAGATTCATGACGACTAGATTAACATACGATCAATTTAGTGAACTAGTACATGCAATTAGAAATGAAGGAATGATAGCAATTAGCACACCTTTTGATGAAGAAGGAGTCGCTTGGTGCTTAGATCAAGAACTGGATATTATTAAAATTGCTAGTTGTAGTGCAATGGATTGGCCGTTGCTTGAAGTGGCAGCAAAATCAAATAAACCTTTAATTGTTTCAACAGGTGGAAAAACATTATCAGACATTGATAAAATCTATAACTTTTTGACACATAGACATTGTCAGTTTTCATTATTACATTGTGTTGCAGAATATCCAGCACCATTGGAAAGGTTGCAGTTAGATTTCATTGATCGTATGAAAAAACGTTATCGCGATATTCCTATAGGATATTCCGGACATGAAAATCCTAATGATAATAGTGTTTCTATGATAGCTGTTGCGAAAGGTGCAAAAATACTAGAAAGACATGTTGGATTACCCACAAAAGAAATAGCGCTGAATGAATACTCAATGAATCCAGAACAAGCAGAGAAATGGGTAAAATCAATTGTTGATGCAAGAAAGATTTGTGTTTTACAGAATGAGGATACAAAATATATAAGCCAAGAAGAATTTCAGTCTTTACGTTTGCTGTCAAGAGGAGTGTATGCTAGTCAAAATATAAAAATAGGAGAGAAAATCTCTAAAGAAGATATATATTTTGCTATGCCCTACCAAGAAGGGCAAACAACTAGTGGACAGTACTATGAAGGAATGATTGCAACTAGAAATTACACAGTAAACGATGCAATCTATGAAAAAAAGTATACTTCTGATATAAAAAGTACTCGAAGTGTAATTCATGATGCGAAAGGCATGCTATTTGAGGCAGCAATTGCTCTTGGTGCAGACTTTGAAGTTGAATTATCTCATCACTATGGAATGAAAAACTTTCGTCAAATAGGGGCGGTAATCATCAATATAGTAAACCGCGAGTATTGTAAAAAACTTATTATTGTTTTACCGGGACAAAGACATCCAAAACATTTACACAAACAAAAAGAAGAAACATTTCAATTACTTTATGGTGAATTAGAAGTAGAAATTAATGGTCAAAAAGAAAATATGAAGCCAGGGGATATGAAGACTGTTATGAGAGGTCAAATTCATTCGTTTTCTTCTGAAAAAGGTGCTATTTTTGAAGAAATTTCAACAACTCATATAAAAGGAGACTCTTATTATTCAGATAAAAATATTTCAGCTTTAGATTTAATTGAAAGAAAAACAATCCTCAAGGAATGGTGA
- a CDS encoding class I SAM-dependent methyltransferase has product MPNCMICKNDDLSLRHPRVRDKENIEVLECKNCGLVFLSSFAHITDNFYEKSGMLNWKVEIDEYRGKSFKDDHRRFSELDEKILGKKVLDFGCGAGGFLHLIKDRCVSVAGVELDNTLNKIINEEGIECFDNLSSIKGKYDVITLFHVLEHLINPQEILVELQNYLNPNGIIIIEVPNADDALLTLYKSEEFANFTYWSCHVVLYNAATLKMLIDKCSLNVNYIKQIQRYPLSNHLYWLSKKSPGGHQKWSFLDKVILNTEYESMLAAIGKCDTLFAEVKIGTHLNLLK; this is encoded by the coding sequence ATGCCTAATTGTATGATATGTAAAAATGATGATTTATCTTTAAGACATCCGCGTGTTAGAGATAAAGAAAATATAGAAGTACTAGAATGCAAAAATTGTGGTTTGGTATTTTTATCCTCTTTTGCGCATATAACTGATAATTTTTATGAAAAGTCAGGAATGCTTAATTGGAAAGTTGAAATTGACGAATACAGGGGAAAATCATTTAAAGATGATCACAGAAGGTTTTCTGAATTAGATGAAAAGATTTTAGGGAAGAAAGTTTTAGATTTCGGTTGCGGTGCGGGAGGATTTCTTCATCTTATAAAAGATCGATGTGTATCTGTTGCGGGTGTTGAACTAGATAACACACTCAACAAAATTATAAATGAGGAAGGAATAGAATGTTTTGATAATCTATCTTCTATTAAAGGGAAGTATGATGTTATTACGCTCTTTCATGTATTAGAACATTTGATAAATCCGCAAGAAATATTAGTAGAGTTACAAAATTATTTAAATCCAAATGGAATTATAATAATTGAAGTTCCAAATGCAGATGATGCATTATTAACTTTGTATAAAAGTGAGGAATTTGCAAACTTTACATATTGGAGTTGTCATGTAGTACTTTATAATGCAGCTACATTAAAGATGCTTATAGATAAATGTTCTTTAAATGTAAACTATATTAAGCAAATACAAAGATATCCTTTAAGTAATCATTTATATTGGCTCTCAAAAAAGTCCCCAGGCGGTCATCAAAAGTGGTCATTTTTAGACAAAGTGATTTTGAACACTGAATATGAAAGCATGCTTGCTGCTATAGGGAAATGTGATACATTGTTTGCGGAAGTTAAAATTGGAACTCATCTTAATTTATTAAAGTGA
- a CDS encoding TylF/MycF/NovP-related O-methyltransferase has protein sequence MSGVYIFGAGQKGVEVLNELKSEGVNIIGFLENDPLKHNKKVEGICILGDASYLKDNEFSKVIIASILGYRIMIEQLKRVGVTADKIETKFVEYHVRAREQFLIDYAKIWRDVPGDVAEGGVFQGEFAKQINIEFPNDPLYLFDTFTGFDERDLATEYKNSYSKGKKDDFHFTNISLVMDKMINPQNVIIKKGYFPETTLGLEGNSYKFVNLDFDLYEPILAGIKYFYPRMIPGSVILIHDYFSEGYKGVKRAVDKFNEIEPNLLIMPIGDNYSISIVKSY, from the coding sequence ATGAGCGGAGTATATATTTTTGGAGCTGGACAAAAGGGCGTTGAGGTTTTGAACGAACTTAAAAGCGAAGGAGTAAATATAATTGGTTTCCTAGAAAATGATCCCTTGAAACATAATAAAAAAGTAGAAGGTATATGTATTTTGGGTGACGCATCGTACTTAAAAGACAATGAGTTTTCGAAAGTCATTATAGCATCTATACTTGGATATCGAATTATGATCGAGCAATTAAAGAGAGTAGGAGTAACCGCAGATAAAATTGAAACTAAATTTGTAGAATATCATGTAAGAGCAAGAGAACAGTTTTTGATTGATTACGCTAAGATATGGAGAGATGTACCTGGAGATGTTGCAGAAGGTGGAGTTTTTCAAGGGGAATTTGCTAAACAAATAAATATAGAGTTCCCCAATGACCCGTTGTATTTATTCGATACATTCACAGGATTTGACGAGAGAGATCTAGCTACAGAATATAAAAATAGTTATTCTAAAGGGAAGAAAGATGACTTCCACTTTACTAATATCTCTCTAGTAATGGATAAAATGATTAATCCTCAAAATGTAATTATAAAAAAAGGATACTTTCCAGAAACGACGTTAGGTTTAGAAGGAAATTCATATAAGTTTGTTAACTTAGATTTTGATTTATATGAACCAATTTTAGCGGGTATAAAATATTTTTACCCAAGAATGATTCCTGGAAGTGTGATATTGATTCATGATTACTTTAGTGAAGGATATAAAGGTGTCAAACGAGCAGTTGATAAGTTTAATGAAATTGAACCAAATTTGTTAATTATGCCAATTGGTGATAATTATAGTATTAGTATAGTCAAAAGCTATTGA
- a CDS encoding IS30 family transposase produces MIGKAHKSLILTFTERTSCFTIIQKLASKTASETAEEIISFLKHLPKKLVKSITADRGTEFHMWVEVEKGFELPFYFSEPGVHGQRGINENTNGRIRRTYPKYTDFSKLTQNEIIEFLLHFNQVPRKLLNFNTPFNLCMNYLPRSI; encoded by the coding sequence GTGATCGGTAAAGCACATAAAAGCCTAATTCTTACGTTCACAGAACGAACGAGTTGTTTTACAATCATTCAAAAGTTGGCATCCAAGACGGCAAGTGAAACAGCCGAAGAGATCATATCTTTTTTGAAACACTTGCCTAAGAAGCTGGTGAAATCCATTACAGCTGACAGAGGAACGGAATTTCATATGTGGGTTGAAGTTGAAAAAGGATTTGAGCTACCCTTCTACTTCTCCGAACCTGGTGTTCATGGTCAGCGTGGTATTAACGAAAATACAAATGGTCGAATACGGCGCACCTATCCTAAGTATACAGACTTCAGTAAGTTGACTCAAAATGAGATCATAGAGTTCTTGTTACACTTCAATCAAGTCCCTAGAAAATTACTTAATTTCAATACGCCCTTTAATCTATGCATGAATTATCTGCCGCGTTCGATTTGA
- a CDS encoding class I SAM-dependent methyltransferase — protein MEKLSLLKVISEIYSKNENIISYLKSIDNRKNNSIEDILISYDFQAGSYTEWYKNDPHLRDETVSYLSEVINKIGEYSTILEVGVGEATILGLLIQKLNKKPERSYGFDISWSRIKYAQKFIKELKLENVNLFTGDLFTAPLKDNSVDIVYTSQAIEPNGGREEEALKELFRITRKYLILLEPAYELADEKAKVRMKEHGYITKLHTTAKKLGYKIIEYRLFEVNYNPLNPVAIMIIEKNSNEMIDDPMCCPITNTNFILSDTAYYSPESMLLYPIVNNIPCLLPQNAIVATKFLE, from the coding sequence TTGGAAAAGCTATCATTATTAAAAGTTATAAGTGAAATTTATTCTAAGAACGAAAATATTATTTCCTATTTAAAAAGTATTGATAATAGGAAAAATAATTCAATAGAAGATATACTAATCAGTTATGATTTTCAAGCAGGATCTTATACAGAATGGTATAAGAACGACCCTCATCTCCGAGATGAAACCGTTTCTTATTTGTCGGAAGTTATCAATAAAATTGGAGAGTATTCTACGATTTTAGAAGTAGGTGTTGGTGAAGCTACAATACTAGGTCTTTTAATTCAAAAGTTAAATAAGAAACCCGAAAGATCTTACGGTTTTGATATTTCATGGTCAAGAATTAAATATGCACAAAAATTTATTAAAGAGTTAAAGTTAGAGAATGTTAATCTTTTTACGGGCGATTTATTTACTGCTCCACTAAAAGATAACTCCGTAGATATTGTGTATACTTCCCAAGCAATAGAACCAAATGGTGGTAGAGAAGAAGAAGCGCTAAAAGAATTATTTCGTATTACAAGAAAATATTTAATTTTATTAGAACCAGCTTATGAATTGGCAGATGAAAAAGCTAAAGTAAGAATGAAGGAACATGGTTACATTACAAAATTACATACAACTGCTAAGAAACTTGGATACAAAATAATAGAATATCGATTATTTGAAGTCAACTATAACCCGTTAAATCCAGTTGCTATTATGATTATTGAAAAGAATAGTAATGAAATGATAGACGATCCTATGTGTTGTCCTATAACAAACACAAACTTTATATTAAGTGATACTGCTTACTACTCCCCAGAAAGCATGCTTTTATATCCGATTGTTAATAACATTCCATGTCTATTGCCGCAAAATGCGATAGTAGCTACTAAGTTTTTAGAATAA